From the Prochlorococcus sp. MIT 1223 genome, the window ACCCACCATTTCAGCAAGATCAATCTTATTTATAACTAACAAATCAGAACGAGTTATTCCTGGTCCACCTTTCCTTGGAATTTTGTCTCCAGCAGCAACATCAATGATATAAACACATATATCTACCAACTCAGGGCTAAAGCTGGCGGCAAGATTATCTCCACCGCTTTCTACAAATACTAAATCTAAATTTGAAAACCTTTGTTCTAACTCTTCAACCGCAATGCGATTTATAGAACAATCTTCCCTTATCGCTGTATGTGGACATCCTCCAGTTTCAACTCCTTTAATACGTTCAGGTGCTAAAGCCTTTGAATTAGTTAAAAATTTTGCATCTTCTTGCGTATAAATGTCATTTGTTACTACTGCGATTTCTAATTGATCTTTAAGGTTTTCACATAGTTTTTGAATAATAGCTGTTTTACCAGAACCAACTGGGCCAGCAATTCCTACTCTTAATTTACTTTCCATTAGCTTCTAAATAATCTTGAATAAAGTTCTACATGCGATTGTTGGGCCATGATTGCACCAACATCGCTAATCCAAATTTCTTTTGGATTTTGCTGTGATAAGTAATTTGCTTGAGACTTAATAATTAATAGAGATTTTTTTTGAAGTTTTTGAGCTTTTGTTGGCCCTAATGACAATAACCTTAATGCTGCACTTAATTGATTAGCTACCCAACTATATAAAAATCCCTCCACTAAATCAATTGGGGGGATATTCCAACATACTCCAGCCCAAGACCAAGCTATCGGCCATATGAACTTCTTTTCATTGTCAGGAAGAGGGTGATCTAGATCAATGAGAAGCTGTAATAAAGATTCACCCATTTGTGTTTGTTGAGATCTAATATCTGGAGAATCTCTTAATGAACTAAGCCAAGAATTCCACTCTTCAATAACAAATTTATGTTGGATATCTCGATTATTCTTCCAATTAACTAAATCTTTCATTATATAAGAAATTGAGCTTGCCTCAATTGTTATCTGACCTCTAGAAAGCTCACTTTCAATCCAATTAAAAAGAGTTGTCTCGTTATTTACTTTTTTATTTTGAACAAGCCACTCCAATCCTTCTGAGTAACTAAAAGCACCAACTGGTAATGATGGACTTAATAATTGTAAAAACTCAAGTTGCATTAATTGATTTTATCAAGAATTTTATGTATAAGCACCAATCTCGGGAGAGAAAGCAACTTGAGCAAATTCTATTTCGAATCCTTGTTGTTCTAACATTTTTCTCATGACTACATCGTTTAGTAAATATATATCTCTCTCATGAAACTCTATCTCAACATGTCTATTACCTAAATGATATGCAGCTTTTAATAATTTCAATCTATTGTCTGAACTTACTTTGATTAAATCCTCTTTAGCGGCCTCGATGGTTACATAAAATAATGAATCTTCACTTTTTAAAACCTCTCCAGGAATCAACCTGCCGCCGCCTCGAGGTAAATTTAAAATAACCTCAATTCCATTTAAGGTGGATCGCTTCCCTCGTAGTTGGCCCCTCTCTTTCGCAGATAAAGATAGTATCAGACAATTTTCGTTGGCCTGTGTACTTGTTCTCTCTGTGAGATAGATTAATGTCTCTGACACATTTCAATTAGTTGTGGATTTAGATTTTAACGGTTATATCTACAAGATTAGAGAATTCTTATTTCCTCAATATTTTTCTAATTTAAATGATACAACGAATAAATGACTTCTAAATGGCATGGAACTTGTGATCTAAGACTTTTTAAGAAGCCAGGATCCAGAGACATTGACAATTTAATAACTATCCATCAAGCCAAGTGCAAAGCTCCTCTAAAAATAATGAAAGTGTTCAACAACAAAGAGGATGGGAGGTGTGAAGTTCCCATCCTTCACAGTGCAGGAGGGATTGTGGGAGGTGACCAACTAACGATAAATGTAAATGCTGAAGAAAATAGTAGTGCAATATGTTCTTCAGTTGCAGCTCAAAAAGTTTATGGAAGTAGAGGTAGATCAAAATTGAATCCAGAAGGGATCTGGTCAAATCAAAATTGTTTTTTTAATATTGAAAAAAATGCTGACTTTGAATGGATGCCTCAAGAACTAATTATTTATGAAGGGGGGCTTTTTGAACAGAATATGACTGTTAAGTTGGATAACTCATCAAGTTTCCTATGTGTTGATTTGGTTCGCTTAGGACGAACTGCGATAGGAGAAAAACTTGGATCTGGAGTATGGAGGTCCTCTTTAGAGATCTTTAGAGAGAGTAGCAAGGGGAAGCAATATGAATTCAGTGACCGACTAGAACTTTCCGGTAATGCGCTTGAATCAATTCATGGTTTAGATGATCAGCCAGTATTTGGATCGTTAACATGGGTAACACCCAAAAGTACAAACAAACAAGCCTTATCAAAATTATTAGAAGAATGTCGTCAACGAAGAGAAGGGCTTGAAGGATTCATGACTTGCAGCCTGCTTGATAATGGTATTTCAGCAAGGTATAGAGGTACATCAACGCAATCAGCTCGATTTTGGTTTTATAGAATTTGGAGTCTTACACGAGTTATAAGGAAATCTACTATTCCTGATTATATGAGGATTTGGCCTATGCAAGAGAATGCATTAACAGATACAGATTGTCCATGATGAACTTTTCGGGAATTGAATCCCAGTAAAATGATTTTGTAATAATTAAAAAATGTACTTAAGTCCTCAAGAGAAAGACAAATTACTTGTGGTTACGGCTGCTCTTCTTGCAGAGCGAAGATTGAAAAGGGGACTTAAATTAAATCATCCAGAAGCTGTTGCTTGGCTTAGCTTTCAAGTACTTGAAGGTGCAAGAGATGGAAAAAATGTCTCAACTTTAATGACTGAGGGGACAACATGGCTCACAAAAGAACAAGTTATGGAGGGTGTACCCGAGCTAATCGATGAAGTCCAAATAGAAGCCGTTTTCCCAGATGGAACAAAACTGGTAACACTTCACAATCCAATTAGTTAATTAAAATCATGTCAAATGTAATCCCTGGAGAACTTATTCCCGAAGATGGTTTCATCGAATTAAATCAAGGTAGAGACGTCACAACTCTTAAAGTCGCTAATATTTCCGATCGACCAATTCAAGTAGGTTCTCATTATCATTTCTTTGAATCTAATAACGGCCTGGAATTTGATCGTCAACGATCTATTGGTATGCGGTTAGACATCCCAGCTGGTACTGCTATTAGGTTTGAGCCAGGTGATCAGAGAGAGGTTGATCTTGTGCCTTACGCAGGAGACCGTAAGGTCTTTGGCTTCAACGGACTTATAAACGATTCACTACATTAATTAAATGCCTTTCAAAATCTCACGTCAAGCTTATGCCGAGACTTATGGCCCTACAAAAGGTGATCGTATTAGACTTGCTGATACAGACTTGATTCTCGAAGTTGAACAAGATCATACTCACTATGGAGACGAAGTTAAATTTGGTGGAGGCAAAGTTATTCGTGATGGGATGGGACAATCACAACAAACTAGAGATAATGGAGTTGTAGATACAGTTATTACCAATGCACTTATTCTTGATTGGTGGGGAATTGTTAAAGCTGATATTGGTATTAAAGACGGAAAAATTTCAGGTATCGGAAAAGCTGGGAATCCAGATACTCAAGAAGGTGTCAATATTATTGTAGGAGCTAGTACAGAAGCAATAGCAGGAGAAGGAAATATTATTACTGCAGGAGCTATTGATAGTCATATTCATTTTATTTGTCCACAACAAATAGAAACTGCTTTAGCTAGTGGGGTTACCACAATGCTCGGAGGAGGGACAGGTCCAGCAACAGGCACCAATGCAACGACATGTACACCAGGAGCATTTCATATCTCAAGAATGCTGCAATCAGCGGAGGGATTTCCTGTTAATTTGGGATTTTTTGGAAAAGGTAATGCAACGAATAAATCAGCATTAGAAGAACAAGTGAGAGCGGGTGCTTGTGGATTAAAGCTTCATGAGGACTGGGGAACGACACCGGCTTGTATTGATTCTTGCCTAAGTGTTGCGGATCAGTTAGATGTTCAAGTTTGTATTCATACAGATACTTTAAATGAGGCTGGTTTTGTTGAAGATACGATTCGGGCAATAAAAGGAAGAACAATTCATACCTTCCATACAGAAGGAGCTGGAGGTGGTCATGCTCCTGACATTATCAAGATTTGTGGAGAATCTAATGTTATTCCAAGTAGTACAAATCCGACTAGACCTTTCACTCTAAATACTCTTGAAGAGCATTTAGATATGTTGATGGTTTGCCATCACTTGGATCCCAAAATTCCTGAGGATGTTGCATTTGCAGAGTCCAGAATACGTAGAGAGACTATTGCTGCTGAGGACATACTCCACGATTTAGGAGCTTTTTCTATTATTGCTAGTGACTCTCAAGCTATGGGAAGAGTTGGAGAAGTTATTAGTAGAACTTTTCAAACTGCTCATAAAATGAAAGTTCAAAGAGGTGCTTTACCAGAAGATAATGGCAGAAATGATAATCATCGTATTAAAAGGTACATCTCAAAGGTGACCGTTAACCCTGCAATAGCGCATGGAATTAGTAGTCATGTTGGTTCTGTTGAAGTTGGAAAACTTGCTGACTTAGTACTTTGGAAACCAGGCTTTTTCGGAATAAAACCAGATTTGGTAATTAAAGGGGGATCTATTGTATGGGCACAAATGGGCGATGCTAATGCCTCAATACCAACACCTCAACCTGTACATGGCCGACCAATGTTTTCAGCATTTGGGAAAGCTATAAATTCTAGTTGCCTCACTTTCTTAAGTGAAACTGCTATCAATGCAGGTGTACCAGAACAACTTAAATTAGAACGATCTTATGCTGCTGTGAAAAACACAAGAGAGATATCCAAACAATCAATGAAACTCAATAATGCAAGGCCAAAAATAGAAGTTGACCCTCAAACTTATGAAGTTTTTGCAAATGGTGAACTTTTAACTTGTGAACCAGCTGAATCTTTACCTCTTGCACAGAGATATCTATTACTTTAATTGTTAATAGAAAAAATATTCAAAGATTCTTTTTAAAATCACTATTTTGTTCTATCGACCTTTCTCTTGCATTTTTAAAAGCATTGTGAGTAGTCGTCTTTGATGAATAAGGATAATTCCTAAAATAAAGAGAAATAAGTAAGAGAAAGTTTGGGTAAAGTTTGGGTAAATTTCTATGTTTCGCTGAGAACGTAGTCTTAGCTTGAAATGAGTGTTTTCATTAGCCAGTAGTTAATTTCTTTAGACATGTTTGTATCAGAGGGATATCGTGAAAATTAAGAAGTTTGAACAGAGTTTGAACAGACTCCTTTTACCCTCTACATGTGGTCATGCTTGAGTCTGTATCGCCAGCCTTCCAGATACAACGTACATAAATGGGATTGTCCAAAGTTCCCTTTCCACCAAATCCAGCCATGGCGACCATTGGGATACTAAAGATTGACAATGCAAGTAAGGAAGTGGCTGCAGGCTGAGCAAGTCTTAGGAGAGTTTCTTTGTCCATAGCCCAATAGTTTTTTAATTACTATAAATATAGTTAAATCGCTAGATTCATTAGCCCACAGATATTTGGCTCGCTCTCCATTAGCCAGTAGTTAATTTCAGTCATAGTCTGTAATCTTAGCGATACTTGATGGTTGGAATGGAGTTGGAATGAAACCTCATTCTTCCATCTCTTTTCTTTACTCTATCTAATTTGGAGTAGGTGGTCAGCGAAATCGATTAGTCCGTTCTGTCTTCATTCTGCTAGGAGGTAGGGGTAGTCAAACAGCCATGCATTATCCATACTTGAAAACAATAATGATAATCATTTTAATTTAGGGTGTATATTCTTATACAAAGGGTTTTGAAGGAGTATGGGGCAGGCTTGGTTAATTTCAGGATCGCCAGGATGCGGGAAAACTCATTGGATTCTTAATACGTTTAAGAATCACAAAGGTTCTTGTGCCTATATTCGTCTAAATGGATATTCAGATATTGATTTAGAACAAGTAAAATTTTCAAAAATTGACTCTGCTTTTCTAAAAGACCATCTTCCACATTTAATAGATGTATCCAACTCAAATAAATCATCCATTTCAATTAGAGAGAATACTCTTCTATTGATCGAACTTCCGCAGTTCAAGCTTCCTAGCCAAAATGGAGTTTCGGGAATAGATCCACGTGTATTACATGAGCTTGAAATATTAAAACTACAACCAAATAGATATCTTCATTTTGGTCGTGATATTGAATTGCCAACAAAAGACACACTAGATTTTAAAAAAATTGAATCCAGCAACTTAAATCTTCAAGGATGTATCTGGGATCCTCCTAGTCTCAATACTTTTTGGTTTGAACTAGTCAATGGAGCTTATGGAGATGTCTACAGAGCAAAAGCATTAATGAACTTGCCTGATGGACGATGTATGTTTTTCAATTGGATTGTTAGCCAACAAGGATCTCAATATCTACCATTAAATGGAGTTGCTCCCCTCACTGGGAGACCCGAACGACATTCTGAAATTGTTATTCAGGGAAAGAATCTTGACTTTGCCTTAATTCAATCGACAATCAATCATTGTCTTCTGGATGACTCAGTTCTGGCATACCATCAAGCTTCTCTTAGAAGTTCAGAACTACAACCTATAGGTTAAAAATAGATCTATGAATCAAGCTGTTATTTCATGTTTACATGCAAATCTCCCAGCATTAGAGGCTGTCTTGAATGACATTGAATATCTTGGGATTCAAAATATCACCTGCCTAGGAGATCTGGTTGGATATGGCCCCCAACCCAACGAAGTTGTTGAGTTAATTAGAGAAAAAGGTATTCAAACGTGTCAAGGTTGTTGGGATGAAGATATCATTGACGGATTAGATGCTTGTGATTGTAGTTATCCATCCCAGCTTGCGGAGAAGCGTGGTCATTTTGCACATCAATGGACTACAGATAAATTAACTAACGAAAATAAAGAGTTCCTAGCAAGTCTTCCTACGTCAATACGAAAAGATAAATGTCTTTTTGTTCATGGCAGTCCTAATAGTCAACATGAGTATCTCCTCCCTGATATGGATGCATTCGCAGCTCTAGAAAGAGTTGAAATGTCTGGAGCAGAAACATTGTTTTGTGGCCATACCCATCAGCCATATATTCGTGAGTTGACAAATGGCTCAATTTCTTTTCGTATACAAAATGCCTCATCTAAAGGTATTCAAGAACAACAAGGAATGGATTTACCAATGAGAAGAATAGTTAATGCAGGCTCAGTTGGTGAGCCTAGGCATGGGGGCATTAAAGCTACGTATGTGGTTTATAACGACAATACCTGTGAAGTAGAAATTAGAGAAGTTTCATATGATATTGAACGTACATGTAAGTCAATCATAGACTCAGGTCTCCCTCCTATTTTTGCATGGCGTTTAATAAATGGCTTTGAATTTGCGGAACAAGCTGAAGATGCCAGCCACGTTTGTGAAAGATGATAGAACGTTGGGCACTTGTAAGTGGTCTCAAGGGAGACCTTGAAACTTATGAACTTATTCAAAGAGATTTAAGGAAGATTCCAGGGGATAAAGCTTTATTTGTCTTAGGAGATATGATTGGTCCAGATAGAAATTGTAATCGACTTTTAAATAGGTTAATAAATCCTATTAGTAGTGATTTAAAACCTCAATGTATATATGGTTGGTGGGAAGAGCAATTACTTGCGGAAAGTGGTTATCGTGGAAATCAAAAAGCTGAAGCTTTAAGAATTAACGGAGGGGAACAAGTTGTTAACTCGCTTTTGAGTGCGGTCGATCAAGCATATCTCAGTTGGTTGGCATCACTTGAATTTGGATTTGTTGAACTTGATTGTGGATTGATTCATGGTAGTTCAAGAGATGTAGGTGATGAGTTATCAATGACTACTCCCCCCTTAACATTTCTTGATAGACTTACCCGTCTGAATGTGAATAGATTATTTACTGCAAGAAGTACTCATCAATTTTATTGGGAATTAACAGAGGCAATTGTTGAATCAGATGTAATGGATTTAAGTGGAAATCGTAAGCAGCAGCAGAAAATTCCCAAAAAAATAGTAATCGGAATTGGTGCCGGAAAAAATTACACTCTTTATGATGTAGGGAGTGATAATACTCAATTTTTACAAGCAGGGTATCAATCTAAAAAAGGAGTTAAAGGCTTTGCTTGATCTTTATAAGGTTCGAATAGATTTTGATCAAAAGCTGAAATCCATTGTTATCAAAGCAGGCTCACACTTCATAAGCCAGTAGTTAATTTCAGTCATAGTCTGTAATCTTAGCGATACTCGATGGTTGGAATGGAGTTGGAATGAAACCTCATTCTTCCATCTCTTTTCTTTACTCTATTCGCAGGGCTTTTTGTTTTTAGACGCGCATAAAATCAGACAGCTAAATTTAACGTAAATAATATAAAAATGATAATCATTCCTATTTTAAGCAACCATGAAAGTAGCCTATGTCTTTCGATCTGACATGGCCTCAACTTTTCAGTTGGCCACGATGATTCTTCCTCAACTAGAAGGTGGATTTCACGGAGTTGAAGTAGTTGGAATGTTCTTCTTCGATGACAATACTTGCTGTATGAGAAAGGGAGATCCAATTGGCGAACGTGTTTCAAAGATTGCGAAGGAAAAAGGAATGTTGCTAATGCTTTGTGATCAATGTGCTGTGAGAAGAAATCTAGCCGAAGGAACTTTTGAGCAATGTGGGACAGGAGAAGTTGAGCCAAAAGATACAGTAGAGGGGGTTCAAGTAGGTTGCTTCCCGCAGTTATATAAAGCGTTAAGTGGAAATATGCCTGACCAAGTAATAACTTTATAAATCACGCTGGTGACCGATTATTTAGTGCGAAAAACAGTCAGAATACTTTGGGAGTACTAGGTCGCTTAAATGTTAAAAGATGCCTTATCAATTTATATCACTAGTTTGAAATTCATGGGCGATTTCTATGTCTTCAAGATCTTCTCTTGTTAATTCATAGCTTGATCCTTCTCTTTTCAATTTTTCTTCTACCCAGACAATACATTCGTCAAGATTTGGGTAGAAAGGCTTCTTACTGACGATCCAGTCTTGAAGCTGGTTTGATTCATACCAGGTGAATTTAGATTCCATCAACTAAATGCTTTGCTCAGAATTATGCTAATAACTTTAAACGAAAATGGTTATCGTTATCACTTTGTGTATAATTGGGTTTTGACTCCTTTCTCTAAGAAGAATCATGAAAGTCAGATCCTCAGTTAAAAAAATTGATCCAGACGACCAAATCGTTAAAAGGAGAGGCAGGCTGTACGTAATTAACAAGAAAAAACCACGTAACAAGCAACGTCAGGGTTGATTCTTTCTTGAAATTGTCGGCCAAAAGTAGAGACAAATAAGTTAAAGAAAGTTCGAATAAAGTTCGAATAAATTTACCTCAAAAAGAGAGATCCCTTGGTATCGCTCAAAGCTCACTCTTCATTAGCCAGTAGTTAGGTTCTTGTTGTGCCATGGGATCTCAGCGATATTGCGATGTGTGGATTGTGAGACTATTTAATTAACACATCCAGAGTTCTTTAGTGAAGGAAGCTGAAGGCTGCTCAACCATGAGCAGAGGATAAATAAGCTGGAACACCACAAACAAATCTGCATGCCTAAATAAGGAGTATCTCCCAGTACAAACAAAACTCCTGAAAGAAGCGTCCCAAGAAGCCTGCCTGCCGCATTTGCCATGTAATAGAAGCCAACGTTGAGGCTTACATTCTCAACATCTGTATAAGCCAAAACCATGAATGAATGGATAGAAGAATTCATTGCGAAAACTATTCCGAACGCAATTAAACCAGCAGTAATGGCAATGCTTGGATCATTCTGTCTCCATAATGCAATGGCTATTAGTCCAGGTATCCCCATCAGCAAAGCACTCCAGAACTGAACCGTTGAAACTCCTGGGCTCGACTTCTTCCCCCAAAGATTTCTTAAAGTTGGGACCAATGCTTGTACAAAACCGTAGCCAATAATCCATAGGCCTAGGAAAGCTCCAATCTCAGAGAAGTTCCAATTAAGTGATGTCTCGAGGAAAACAGGTAATGCGACTACGAACCACACATCTCTAGCTCCGAAGAGAAAGAAACGTGCAGTCGAGAGAGTGTTAATTCCTTTTGATTTTGAGAAAAGGTCCTTAAATATTGGTTTTTCCTTCATCCGTCCAATATCACCCGGCAAGATCAATGTCATAAGAAATGACAACGCCAAGCCAATCGCCATTACCCCAACCGCTTTATTAAAACCAAAGCCAGTTAGTAATGCTCCACCTAGGAAAAACCCAACACCCTTTAGTGCATTCTTTGATCCTGTTAAAACAGCAACCCATTTGAACAACTTCCTTTTCCCTTTTTGTTCTTCTTCAGGGGTTTCAGGTACGACTGTTTTGATAGCACTCTTTGCACTCATTTTGTTGAGGTCTTTAGCAATACCACTAATTGCTTGCGCAACCATGACATAACTAACGCTTAGAAATTTCGGCCAACTTGCAGCAACAGGAACCAGCATCAAAAGAGCACTGATTTGAAGAAGTGTGCCTGCCCAGAGAGTTAGTCGTAGGCCATATCGAGCACCAATCCAGCCGCCATAGAGATTAGTAATGACCCCAAAGAACTCATAAAACAAAAAAAGAAATGCAATCTCTAAAGCTGTATAGCCAAGTTGATGAAAATGAAAAACCACCAACATGCGAAGTGCGCCATCTGTCAGAGTGAACGCCCAATAATTTGTAGTAACGATCCCGTATTGCTGAAGAGATGATAATTTCATTATTCAAGTGCTTGCTATTACTCAAGGCTCACACTTCATTAGCCAGTAGTTACATTCCTGTTGTGCCATAGGATCTCAGCTTTTAATTGTGATACTTAGAGGTTGTTCTCGGTGTTGAAACCTAAGAATTGCCTGCATTCTCTTTTCTATTCTTACTCAAATCGAAGAGACTTTCAAAAACAGCTAGAAAGGGGAATAGAAAAGCCTTGCTTTTTCTTGGTATAGGTTTTGGCGAGTATATAAAAACCGTAAAGCTCAAGGCTTAGATGAGGAGTGATTAATAACTTGTCAAAACAGAGGAAGTTCGAATAAGACTATGAAGTATGTCTAATTTTCATCCTTTTCTTCTAAGACTTTAGGTATCTTTGAATGGTTCAAAAGACCTTCATATGGGTCTAAGTATTCGGAATATAAGATCTCTTCGTAAAGATGAGGACTTTTCCCATGAATGTCTTGATTGTCATCCATTGTTTAAAGAGATTTCTTAAGGATTGATTGATTGACTTTTAGGTAAGGCTGAAAAGTATTCATTTGAAAGGTAATTGCAGATGGCTTGGCTTCTTTAAATTTTCTAATAATTGCTTTTCTTATTGAATTTTGCTTCTTCAGACTTATAGCTTCCATGGTGTTACTTTTAGGTTGAAATAAATATAATAATCTATTTTTTTGAAGATGTATCTAATGCAACAAAATTATATTATGGAAAGTATTTGTCCTTAAAGACTGACATCTTTGTGATGAATTATGTAGGGAGAGATACTAAATAGGATATTCATATTTGGATTTTTTCGCTGTTAATAAACAAGAGCATCAATAGCTACAGATATGTTCTCTGTAACTTTGTTAACTTAATTAGTGTTTAAGACTTATTAGCTTAGAACCATGTCTTTCTCTAATCTTAGAAAAGCTGAAATCTTTAATGGCAGATTGGCTATGATTGGAGTTTCTATATTAACTTTGACATCTTTCCTATAGCTTTATTTATTAAATATTTTTCTTCAAGTTGAGTGCTTAAGCTAATGCTATACGAACCAGGAACTAGAGAGTGCCATGCTTTAATCGAATCAAAGAATCGAATTGAAAGGATTATTTTTGACTTAAATGGGATTGAAAATATTGATCATATTAGTGCTCAATTGTTAGCTATTTATAATCAGTTAGAAGGTATACATCAATTATATAGAAGTAAGAGGAAGTTCGAATAAAGTTCGAATAAATTTTCCTCAAAAAGAGAGATCCCTTGGTATCGCTCAAAGCTCACTCTTCATTAGCCAGTAGTTAACTTCAGTCATATCAAGGGATCTCAGCGAAAATTGTTGCTAGTATGAGCCTTCCTGGAGTGTTTTACTCAAGCGGAAAGCCTACAGTGATTTTAATTGTAAGAATAGATAGATATAACTATTTCAGCCTTGAAGATTTTTAGATTAAAAAAAGGTGCATTGCTCGCTGGCGTTTGTAGTGGTCTTGGGGGGGCATTGGGCGGTAATGCTTATCTCTGGAGAATTGGTTTTGTTATTGGGACTGTAATTTTCCCTTTGTCGTTAGTGATCTATGCTTTGTTGGCCATTTTTCTCCCTATTAAAAGTATTAAGGATGATGGTGGCTTAGTTGAATTATCTGATATTGATTTACCTGAAATAGATCAAAGCCTTGCTAGAAAGGAACGTTGGGAAATAATCAAGAAGTCAGGGATCCCTTTAGGTAGCGGGTCAGATTTATATAAAGGTTCTATTACACCTTCTGACTCGATGTTGGCAGATTGGGAAAGACTTATTTTGTTAAGAGGAGCGCAGAATGATCAGGTTGAATATAAAAGTGTTAGTTCAACTGAATATCTACAAAAGTATAGTGGGAAAACTTGGGGTGAGATTCTTGGTGAATTAACTGGGGGAGCAACTCTTCTTGATGGCAAGCAAACTTGGCAAATAATCGACGACAAAGAGGCGAAGCAAGACTTAGGGAAAATGCTTGCTTGCTGTCAGGCAGAGTTGGCGGGAATGTATGCGACTGGAAACGTTCCTGCTCCAGCTTATTTTGAGAGAGCAGCAATACTTTTTAGAAAAGACAAGTTATATGAAAAAGAAATTCAGGTTTGTGAGTTTTATATCGATTTAATTACTCAATATTGTGAAATATCTAAAAAGCTTGGATGTTCAAAAGGAATTAGAAACTGGGATCGAGCGAGAGAAGGATATGTTGACAAGTTTCGTGTTCGTATAGATAAATCTAGAGTTCTGCTTGAAAAGCAAAGTCAGAAAAAGCTTCAGCCAAAAACAACTAATTCTAAAAAAAAGAAACTAAATCAATCTAAAACTCAATCTTCCATAGAAATAATCACTCCTCCAAAAAATTGGCAGATCAATTTAACTTCTGGAGAGTTAATACTAGATGGAGATTGGCAATTTATTCTTGAGGCAAAATCAGAGAAAGATTACGAGATCTATATTTATGAGGTTAAAGACTTCCCCAGACTTTTGAAGATTGGCATCGCAAAAGATTCTTTAAAAAGGAAAGAGTCCTATTACGGTGAATTACTTTGGAGAAAAACAATGATTAGACGCAATGCAACTTTAGTTGAATACCTATTTATGCATGCTACTTATCACTTGGCTCATAAGTCTCCTCCTAAATGGAATGTAGGGAACTTCCAAGAAGATAATGCGCTGGAAGAATTAACGGATTTCTACTCAAAGGTGGGTATGCAGGCAAAAGGTATAACAGAAGTCCGAAAG encodes:
- a CDS encoding metallophosphoesterase family protein, yielding MNQAVISCLHANLPALEAVLNDIEYLGIQNITCLGDLVGYGPQPNEVVELIREKGIQTCQGCWDEDIIDGLDACDCSYPSQLAEKRGHFAHQWTTDKLTNENKEFLASLPTSIRKDKCLFVHGSPNSQHEYLLPDMDAFAALERVEMSGAETLFCGHTHQPYIRELTNGSISFRIQNASSKGIQEQQGMDLPMRRIVNAGSVGEPRHGGIKATYVVYNDNTCEVEIREVSYDIERTCKSIIDSGLPPIFAWRLINGFEFAEQAEDASHVCER
- a CDS encoding phosphoesterase, giving the protein MIERWALVSGLKGDLETYELIQRDLRKIPGDKALFVLGDMIGPDRNCNRLLNRLINPISSDLKPQCIYGWWEEQLLAESGYRGNQKAEALRINGGEQVVNSLLSAVDQAYLSWLASLEFGFVELDCGLIHGSSRDVGDELSMTTPPLTFLDRLTRLNVNRLFTARSTHQFYWELTEAIVESDVMDLSGNRKQQQKIPKKIVIGIGAGKNYTLYDVGSDNTQFLQAGYQSKKGVKGFA
- a CDS encoding SaoD/DsrE family protein; translation: MKVAYVFRSDMASTFQLATMILPQLEGGFHGVEVVGMFFFDDNTCCMRKGDPIGERVSKIAKEKGMLLMLCDQCAVRRNLAEGTFEQCGTGEVEPKDTVEGVQVGCFPQLYKALSGNMPDQVITL
- the rpmJ gene encoding 50S ribosomal protein L36; translation: MKVRSSVKKIDPDDQIVKRRGRLYVINKKKPRNKQRQG
- the arsJ gene encoding organoarsenical effux MFS transporter ArsJ: MKLSSLQQYGIVTTNYWAFTLTDGALRMLVVFHFHQLGYTALEIAFLFLFYEFFGVITNLYGGWIGARYGLRLTLWAGTLLQISALLMLVPVAASWPKFLSVSYVMVAQAISGIAKDLNKMSAKSAIKTVVPETPEEEQKGKRKLFKWVAVLTGSKNALKGVGFFLGGALLTGFGFNKAVGVMAIGLALSFLMTLILPGDIGRMKEKPIFKDLFSKSKGINTLSTARFFLFGARDVWFVVALPVFLETSLNWNFSEIGAFLGLWIIGYGFVQALVPTLRNLWGKKSSPGVSTVQFWSALLMGIPGLIAIALWRQNDPSIAITAGLIAFGIVFAMNSSIHSFMVLAYTDVENVSLNVGFYYMANAAGRLLGTLLSGVLFVLGDTPYLGMQICLWCSSLFILCSWLSSLQLPSLKNSGCVN
- a CDS encoding chlorophyll a/b-binding protein, translating into MSFSNLRKAEIFNGRLAMIGVSILTLTSFL
- a CDS encoding PspC domain-containing protein yields the protein MKIFRLKKGALLAGVCSGLGGALGGNAYLWRIGFVIGTVIFPLSLVIYALLAIFLPIKSIKDDGGLVELSDIDLPEIDQSLARKERWEIIKKSGIPLGSGSDLYKGSITPSDSMLADWERLILLRGAQNDQVEYKSVSSTEYLQKYSGKTWGEILGELTGGATLLDGKQTWQIIDDKEAKQDLGKMLACCQAELAGMYATGNVPAPAYFERAAILFRKDKLYEKEIQVCEFYIDLITQYCEISKKLGCSKGIRNWDRAREGYVDKFRVRIDKSRVLLEKQSQKKLQPKTTNSKKKKLNQSKTQSSIEIITPPKNWQINLTSGELILDGDWQFILEAKSEKDYEIYIYEVKDFPRLLKIGIAKDSLKRKESYYGELLWRKTMIRRNATLVEYLFMHATYHLAHKSPPKWNVGNFQEDNALEELTDFYSKVGMQAKGITEVRKISLDAAISTIENIENQLTSKFLRDVIQNFAISTWLEGGRSTVSVTKDQKW